A genomic segment from Flavobacterium inviolabile encodes:
- a CDS encoding LptE family protein — protein sequence MKNIKYIITLSLVLILSSCSVYNFTGTGKIDAKTFQVNYFQNNAALVEPGIERTFTLELQKIIQNQTNLSLTNTGGDLIYEGEITDYRITPMGSTADQRASQNRLSITVNVRFTNKNKADDDFENKKFSFYYDYPADTQLIGAKLSEALTVIFERITQDIFNQSLAKW from the coding sequence ATGAAAAATATAAAATACATCATCACCCTTTCCTTAGTACTGATTTTAAGCAGCTGTTCTGTGTACAATTTTACCGGAACCGGAAAGATTGACGCCAAAACATTTCAGGTAAATTATTTCCAGAACAATGCCGCATTGGTAGAACCGGGAATTGAAAGAACGTTTACATTAGAGCTACAAAAAATCATTCAGAACCAGACCAATCTGAGTCTTACCAATACCGGAGGTGATTTGATTTATGAAGGGGAAATTACCGATTACCGGATTACGCCAATGGGTTCAACTGCCGATCAGCGTGCTTCGCAAAACAGGCTTTCCATTACCGTAAATGTACGTTTTACCAACAAAAACAAAGCTGATGATGATTTTGAGAACAAGAAATTCTCTTTTTATTATGATTACCCGGCCGATACACAATTAATCGGTGCCAAATTATCAGAAGCCTTAACGGTGATTTTCGAAAGAATAACACAGGATATCTTTAATCAGTCCTTAGCAAAATGGTAA
- a CDS encoding tetratricopeptide repeat protein: protein MNVNDLTYLLNKPETIGGKQTISLEGILHQFPYFQSARAIHLKGLYNENSFRYNYELKKTAAYTTDRSILFEFITSTNFTAIQKAFFDEKEAVINDIIVNQHKVVIPEEEKPLPKVDPLEQSILTSIKVAEPKAPEQPEATLPEPVQPEIPTATVEEKLEIGKPLEFSKEEKHSFQEWLQLAKFSPIDRENTVSEEEIDEEKKKKSELIDKFIEANPKIVPNRNSPVTPLNIEKTPQDNSYLMTETLAKVYLEQKKYQKAIQAYEILILKYPEKSHFFADRISDIKILQQNNN from the coding sequence TTGAACGTAAACGATTTAACCTATTTACTCAACAAGCCGGAAACCATAGGCGGTAAGCAAACCATCAGTTTAGAGGGTATTTTGCACCAATTCCCCTATTTTCAGTCGGCAAGAGCCATTCACCTGAAAGGACTGTACAATGAAAACAGTTTTCGTTACAATTACGAATTAAAGAAAACAGCTGCTTATACAACAGACCGAAGCATCCTGTTCGAATTTATCACATCAACGAACTTCACGGCTATCCAGAAGGCTTTCTTTGACGAAAAAGAAGCCGTTATTAACGACATTATCGTTAACCAGCATAAAGTGGTTATACCGGAAGAAGAGAAACCGCTTCCGAAAGTAGATCCGTTAGAACAGTCTATCCTAACCTCTATTAAAGTAGCCGAACCGAAGGCTCCGGAACAACCTGAAGCAACACTTCCGGAACCGGTACAGCCGGAAATTCCAACGGCAACTGTGGAAGAAAAACTGGAAATCGGAAAACCATTAGAATTCTCCAAAGAGGAGAAACATTCTTTCCAGGAATGGCTGCAATTGGCAAAATTCAGCCCGATTGACCGTGAAAATACCGTTAGTGAAGAAGAAATTGACGAAGAAAAAAAGAAAAAATCAGAATTGATTGATAAATTTATTGAAGCCAATCCGAAAATAGTTCCGAACCGGAATTCTCCTGTAACGCCTTTAAATATTGAGAAAACGCCCCAGGACAACTCCTATTTAATGACCGAAACTTTGGCAAAAGTTTATCTCGAACAAAAAAAATATCAAAAAGCGATACAAGCTTATGAAATATTAATTTTGAAATATCCAGAAAAAAGTCATTTCTTTGCAGACCGAATTTCGGATATTAAGATATTACAACAAAATAACAATTAA
- the secG gene encoding preprotein translocase subunit SecG has translation MFSVFLVLITIVCFLLIIVIMVQNPKGGGLSSSIGGSQMMGGVQKTNDFLDKSTWTLATLLIVLILLSSLSFTGSMGDNGSKLIDNSTPAPAAPATKPAAATGTAAPATESAATPATTDAAATTPAATEEAKK, from the coding sequence ATGTTTTCAGTTTTTTTAGTATTAATAACAATTGTATGTTTTTTACTTATCATCGTAATCATGGTTCAAAACCCTAAAGGTGGAGGTTTATCTTCAAGCATTGGTGGTTCGCAAATGATGGGAGGCGTTCAGAAAACAAACGACTTTCTTGATAAAAGTACCTGGACATTAGCAACTTTATTAATTGTATTGATTTTATTATCCAGCTTAAGCTTCACAGGAAGTATGGGTGATAACGGATCGAAACTTATTGACAACAGTACACCTGCTCCGGCGGCTCCGGCAACAAAACCGGCTGCAGCAACAGGAACAGCAGCTCCGGCTACAGAAAGTGCAGCGACGCCAGCTACAACTGACGCAGCAGCTACAACACCGGCAGCGACTGAAGAAGCAAAAAAATAA
- a CDS encoding co-chaperone GroES, with protein sequence MALNIKPLSDRVIVEPAAAETQTASGIIIPDTAKEKPQKGTVVAVGNGRKDEPLTVKVGDTVLYGKYAGTDLKFEGKDYLIMREDDILAII encoded by the coding sequence ATGGCATTAAACATTAAACCACTTTCAGACCGCGTTATCGTGGAACCTGCAGCTGCAGAAACGCAGACAGCTTCCGGAATCATCATTCCTGATACAGCCAAAGAAAAACCTCAAAAAGGTACTGTGGTAGCTGTAGGAAACGGTAGAAAAGATGAGCCTTTAACCGTAAAAGTAGGCGACACGGTTCTATACGGAAAATATGCTGGAACTGATTTAAAATTTGAAGGTAAAGACTACCTGATTATGAGAGAAGATGACATCCTTGCGATCATCTAA
- the groL gene encoding chaperonin GroEL (60 kDa chaperone family; promotes refolding of misfolded polypeptides especially under stressful conditions; forms two stacked rings of heptamers to form a barrel-shaped 14mer; ends can be capped by GroES; misfolded proteins enter the barrel where they are refolded when GroES binds), with translation MAKDIKFDIEARDGLKRGVDALANAVKVTLGPKGRNVIISKSFGGPTVTKDGVSVAKEIELKDTLENMGAQMVKEVASKTNDLAGDGTTTATVLAQAIVKEGLKNVAAGANPMDLKRGIDKAVEAIVADLQKQAQEVGSSTEKIKQVASISANNDDVIGDLIATAFGKVGKEGVITVEEAKGTDTYVDVVEGMQFDRGYLSPYFVTNPEKMEVELERPYILLYDKKVSSLKELLPILEPVAQSGKPLLIIAEDVDGEALSTLVVNKLRGALKIAAVKAPGFGDRRKAMLEDIAILTGGTVIAEESGYTLENATLEMLGTCEKVTIDKDNTTIVNGAGEADMIKNRVNQIKAQMETTTSDYDREKLQERLAKLAGGVAVLYVGAASEVEMKEKKDRVDDALHATRAAVEEGIVAGGGVALLRAKSVLTNIKADNADEATGIQIVSRAVESPLRTIVENAGLEGSVVVAKVAEGEGNFGYNAKTDEYVDMLKAGIIDPKKVTRVALENAASVSGMILTTECALIEIKEENAGGGMPMGGGMPGMM, from the coding sequence ATGGCAAAAGATATAAAATTTGATATTGAAGCACGTGACGGATTAAAACGTGGTGTTGATGCATTGGCAAATGCTGTAAAAGTAACATTAGGACCAAAAGGACGTAATGTAATCATCAGCAAATCATTTGGCGGACCAACCGTAACAAAAGACGGTGTTTCGGTTGCAAAAGAAATAGAATTAAAAGACACTCTTGAAAACATGGGTGCTCAGATGGTTAAAGAAGTTGCTTCTAAAACCAATGATTTAGCCGGTGACGGAACAACTACAGCAACGGTATTAGCACAGGCCATCGTTAAAGAAGGCTTGAAAAACGTAGCTGCCGGAGCAAATCCGATGGATTTAAAAAGAGGTATCGACAAAGCTGTTGAAGCTATCGTAGCCGATTTACAAAAACAGGCACAGGAAGTGGGAAGTTCTACCGAAAAAATCAAACAGGTAGCTTCTATCTCTGCCAACAATGACGACGTTATTGGTGATTTAATCGCTACTGCTTTCGGTAAAGTTGGAAAAGAAGGTGTTATCACTGTGGAAGAAGCAAAAGGAACCGATACTTATGTGGACGTTGTGGAAGGAATGCAGTTTGACAGAGGATACTTATCGCCTTACTTCGTGACCAATCCGGAAAAAATGGAAGTGGAATTAGAAAGACCTTATATCCTTTTATACGACAAAAAAGTATCTTCTCTAAAAGAGTTGTTACCAATATTAGAGCCGGTGGCTCAATCCGGAAAACCGTTATTGATCATCGCTGAAGATGTAGACGGAGAAGCTTTATCGACATTAGTTGTAAACAAATTAAGAGGTGCTTTAAAAATCGCTGCTGTTAAAGCTCCCGGATTCGGAGACAGAAGAAAAGCCATGTTGGAAGACATCGCTATCCTGACCGGAGGAACAGTAATCGCGGAAGAAAGCGGATACACTCTTGAAAATGCAACATTAGAAATGTTGGGTACCTGTGAAAAAGTAACGATCGACAAAGACAATACGACTATCGTTAATGGTGCTGGTGAGGCAGACATGATTAAAAACCGTGTAAACCAGATCAAAGCACAGATGGAGACTACTACATCTGATTATGACAGAGAAAAACTTCAGGAGCGTTTGGCAAAACTTGCCGGAGGTGTTGCAGTATTATACGTAGGTGCTGCTTCGGAAGTGGAAATGAAAGAGAAAAAAGACCGTGTGGATGATGCCTTACACGCTACCCGTGCAGCAGTAGAAGAAGGAATTGTTGCCGGTGGAGGTGTTGCTTTACTAAGAGCAAAATCGGTTTTAACCAATATTAAAGCAGACAATGCTGACGAAGCTACCGGTATTCAGATTGTATCCCGTGCAGTGGAATCGCCTTTAAGAACTATTGTAGAAAATGCAGGTTTAGAAGGATCGGTTGTTGTGGCTAAAGTTGCAGAAGGTGAAGGAAACTTCGGTTACAATGCTAAAACAGACGAATATGTTGACATGCTGAAAGCCGGAATCATCGACCCTAAAAAAGTAACCCGTGTTGCCCTTGAAAATGCAGCTTCGGTTTCGGGGATGATCTTAACTACAGAATGCGCTTTAATCGAAATTAAAGAAGAAAATGCCGGAGGCGGAATGCCAATGGGAGGCGGAATGCCTGGGATGATGTAA
- a CDS encoding heavy-metal-associated domain-containing protein, translating into MKKILLAFIITLIGFAVQAQEKKNKNAKYDIEVKGNCEMCKKRIEKAAYAVSGVKSAVWTADNQSLHLLLNEEKANPLQVQESIAKAGHDTEKVKANTDDYGKLHSCCQYER; encoded by the coding sequence ATGAAAAAAATACTTTTAGCCTTTATCATCACCTTAATAGGTTTTGCTGTTCAGGCACAGGAAAAGAAAAACAAAAATGCGAAATACGACATTGAAGTAAAAGGAAATTGCGAGATGTGTAAAAAGCGGATTGAAAAAGCGGCTTACGCAGTTTCGGGAGTGAAATCGGCTGTTTGGACTGCCGATAATCAGTCGCTGCATTTGTTGCTGAATGAAGAAAAAGCCAATCCTTTACAGGTACAGGAATCCATTGCCAAAGCAGGACATGACACCGAAAAAGTAAAGGCAAACACCGACGATTATGGCAAACTGCACAGCTGTTGTCAATATGAAAGGTAA
- a CDS encoding TonB-dependent receptor plug domain-containing protein, which produces MHKYFMVFLLLCVNIMTAQENVTGTVTDEQNLPVIGASVSWKNTTIGVTTNENGFFTLPFSKENNQLLISYIGYEAVTLEINAPQTIKQKIKPSKTLGEVVVTTKRNSLQKSYVKTANVVTMSSKELLKAACCNLSESFETNPSIDVNFSDAISGSKQIKMLGLTSPYILIAEENIPSVRGASQAYGLSFTPGTWVESIQVTKGAGSVINGYESISGQINTELIKPANDIPFFLNAYGSTDSRFELNTHFNKRISDKWSSSLFLHGNARVAKNDMNHDGFLDNPLGKQINVLNRWQYNNAEKGWVSFINFRYMRDEKQTGQVDFDPDRDKFTKNYWGSEINTDKVDVSSKIGYVFPDMPYQSIGFQNSFNYHKQESYFGLNQYNIQQNSFYSNLIFNSIISNTLNKFSTGLNFTSDDYNEYVNVGSAMDVSRRDNSVGAFFEYTYDNTDNFSLVAGARFDVHNRLGSFFTPRLHMRYNPWEKAVIRASAGRGKRSANIFAENQQLFATSRAFQILNTGGKIYGLDPEIAWNYGLSFMQGFTLFGKTAEVSLDFYRTDFQNQAVVDLYASPQQVLFYNLDGKSYANSLQLEFNYEFIKHLNLRTAYKYYDIQTDYLSGPKERPLQAKHRVFANLAYETHIKEKGQQWKFDFTYNWMGAQRLPNTADNALLRDRLPDYSPSFSVMNAQITRTFSSTFEAYVGGENIGNYKQSKAILGAENPFGPSFDSSIIYAPVFGQMYYAGIRFKIK; this is translated from the coding sequence ATGCATAAATACTTTATGGTTTTTCTTTTGCTGTGTGTAAACATCATGACAGCACAAGAGAATGTAACGGGTACTGTAACAGATGAACAGAATCTGCCCGTAATTGGAGCTTCCGTATCATGGAAGAATACTACTATTGGTGTAACCACCAACGAAAATGGCTTTTTCACCCTGCCTTTTTCAAAAGAAAACAACCAGCTGCTCATCAGTTATATCGGTTATGAAGCCGTAACGCTGGAAATCAATGCGCCTCAAACAATCAAACAGAAAATAAAACCTTCCAAAACATTGGGAGAGGTTGTGGTTACCACCAAACGAAACAGTCTGCAAAAATCCTATGTAAAAACAGCCAATGTGGTTACGATGAGCAGCAAAGAATTGCTCAAAGCAGCCTGTTGTAACCTTTCGGAAAGTTTTGAAACCAATCCTTCGATCGATGTGAATTTCTCCGATGCGATTTCCGGAAGCAAACAAATCAAAATGCTGGGATTAACCAGTCCGTATATTTTAATTGCGGAAGAAAACATCCCTTCGGTTCGCGGTGCTTCACAGGCATACGGACTGTCTTTTACCCCGGGAACCTGGGTGGAAAGCATTCAGGTAACGAAAGGCGCCGGAAGCGTTATTAACGGATATGAAAGTATCTCCGGACAGATCAATACCGAGTTGATAAAACCGGCAAACGACATTCCGTTCTTTTTAAATGCTTACGGTTCTACAGACAGCCGGTTTGAGCTGAATACCCATTTTAATAAAAGAATATCCGATAAATGGAGCAGCAGTCTTTTCCTTCACGGAAATGCGAGAGTGGCCAAAAACGACATGAATCACGATGGTTTCTTGGACAATCCGTTGGGAAAACAAATTAACGTGCTGAATCGCTGGCAATATAACAATGCCGAAAAAGGCTGGGTGAGTTTTATCAATTTCCGGTATATGAGAGATGAGAAACAAACCGGGCAGGTGGATTTTGATCCGGACCGGGACAAGTTCACTAAAAATTACTGGGGTTCCGAAATTAACACCGATAAAGTGGATGTTTCTTCAAAAATCGGTTATGTGTTTCCCGATATGCCTTACCAGAGCATCGGATTCCAAAACTCCTTTAATTATCACAAACAGGAATCTTATTTTGGGTTAAACCAATACAACATCCAGCAGAATAGTTTTTATTCGAACCTGATTTTCAATTCGATCATCAGCAATACGCTGAATAAATTTTCAACGGGACTGAACTTTACGTCCGATGATTATAACGAATATGTAAATGTCGGTTCCGCAATGGACGTGAGCAGAAGAGACAACTCCGTTGGAGCCTTTTTTGAATATACCTATGACAATACCGATAACTTTAGTCTGGTTGCCGGAGCCCGTTTTGATGTACATAATCGTTTGGGATCTTTCTTTACACCGCGATTGCACATGCGATACAATCCATGGGAAAAAGCGGTTATCAGGGCTTCTGCCGGACGAGGAAAACGCAGCGCAAATATCTTTGCAGAAAACCAGCAGCTTTTTGCGACATCAAGAGCTTTCCAGATCCTGAATACCGGAGGAAAAATTTATGGTTTGGATCCGGAAATTGCGTGGAATTACGGTTTGAGCTTTATGCAGGGATTCACCCTGTTTGGAAAAACAGCCGAAGTGAGTCTGGACTTTTACCGGACCGATTTCCAAAATCAGGCAGTTGTCGATTTGTATGCCAGTCCGCAGCAGGTATTGTTCTATAACCTGGACGGAAAATCATACGCAAACAGCTTACAGTTGGAATTTAATTATGAATTCATCAAACACCTGAATCTGCGTACGGCCTATAAATACTACGACATCCAGACAGATTACCTTAGCGGGCCGAAAGAACGTCCGTTGCAGGCTAAGCACCGTGTGTTTGCCAATCTTGCCTATGAAACCCATATAAAAGAGAAAGGGCAGCAATGGAAATTCGATTTTACCTATAACTGGATGGGAGCACAACGACTACCCAATACAGCCGACAATGCCTTGTTGAGAGACCGTTTACCGGATTATTCACCTTCTTTTTCGGTAATGAATGCGCAGATTACGAGAACATTTTCCAGTACCTTTGAAGCCTACGTTGGTGGTGAAAACATCGGAAACTACAAACAGAGTAAAGCAATATTAGGTGCCGAAAACCCTTTTGGCCCGTCATTTGACAGTTCCATTATATATGCTCCGGTATTCGGACAGATGTATTATGCCGGAATACGATTTAAAATTAAATAA
- a CDS encoding HYC_CC_PP family protein, producing the protein MKINRHISLLLAMLILVSNVGLAFNVHYCGGEIASVSLAYKSEVPCVKIAEEENSCCAATGKKDDCCSNSKVDLKKNTTDNIIVKSFQLDLGAFTFADSWKPEITEAVETAVVNSDAPSFYCDSNAPPLFKLYCQYIFYA; encoded by the coding sequence ATGAAAATAAACAGGCACATAAGTTTACTGTTAGCGATGCTGATATTGGTTTCCAATGTCGGACTGGCTTTTAATGTGCATTACTGTGGAGGAGAAATTGCTTCCGTTTCATTGGCTTACAAATCGGAAGTACCCTGCGTAAAAATTGCAGAGGAGGAAAACTCCTGTTGTGCTGCTACCGGGAAAAAAGACGACTGCTGCTCAAACAGCAAAGTCGATTTAAAGAAAAATACTACCGATAACATTATTGTTAAGAGCTTCCAGCTGGATTTGGGAGCCTTCACATTTGCAGACAGCTGGAAACCGGAAATTACGGAAGCTGTGGAAACGGCTGTGGTAAACAGTGACGCTCCGTCTTTTTACTGTGACAGCAATGCGCCGCCGCTCTTTAAGCTCTATTGCCAGTACATATTCTACGCCTAA